The Verrucomicrobiota bacterium genome has a window encoding:
- a CDS encoding glucosamine-6-phosphate deaminase, which yields MKVEIHSGPNPANTAAADALAKRLSEPTPRTLVAAGGNTPLKLYELIAQRSPALGHLHVFALDEYVGVPPEDLRTCANLLRRTVVEAWRIPSTQFYTVKSLEADAKTSIEAHERRIAALGGLDVIVLGLGQNGHLGFNEPGSAPDSPGRIVELEPGSTAANRAWFNGDYSPSRGATIGLKTILSAKSVFILAYGSNKAGAVAKMIDGPRCTACPASWLQNHPNVAVYLDEAAAAQLARR from the coding sequence ATGAAAGTCGAAATTCACAGCGGGCCAAATCCCGCGAACACCGCCGCCGCCGATGCTCTCGCAAAGAGGCTTTCCGAGCCGACCCCACGCACCCTCGTCGCAGCCGGCGGCAATACGCCGCTGAAGCTTTATGAACTGATCGCGCAACGGTCGCCGGCCCTGGGCCACCTCCACGTCTTCGCGCTGGATGAGTACGTGGGCGTGCCACCGGAAGATTTGAGGACGTGTGCGAATTTGCTCCGCCGGACCGTGGTGGAGGCCTGGCGGATTCCCTCGACGCAGTTTTACACGGTCAAATCGCTTGAGGCCGACGCGAAGACGAGCATCGAAGCTCACGAACGCCGGATCGCCGCGCTCGGAGGCCTCGATGTGATCGTGCTGGGGTTGGGACAAAACGGACATCTTGGTTTCAACGAACCGGGAAGCGCGCCCGACTCTCCGGGGCGGATCGTGGAATTGGAACCGGGTTCCACGGCAGCCAATCGCGCCTGGTTCAATGGAGATTACTCGCCTTCGCGTGGCGCCACGATCGGCCTGAAAACGATCCTGTCGGCCAAAAGCGTATTCATCCTCGCCTATGGCTCGAACAAAGCTGGCGCCGTGGCGAAGATGATCGATGGGCCGAGATGTACGGCTTGTCCCGCGTCTTGGCTGCAGAATCATCCGAACGTTGCCGTCTATCTGGACGAAGCGGCCGCCGCCCAACTCGCGCGGAGATAA